The genomic DNA GGCCGTGGCTGGGGCTATTACAAAAATATCAGCCCATAAACCTAAGTCTACATGATTATTCCAAATGGCGTTATCATCTTCTTCATTTGTAAAAGATGAATATACAGGATGTTTTGAAAGTGTTGATAAGGTTAAAGGTGTTATAAAATCTTTAGAAGCGGGTGTCATAACTACTTTTACGTTAGCACCTGCTTTAATAAATAACCTTACTAGTGAAGCAGTTTTATAAGCGGCAATACCAGCACTAATGCCTAAAAGTATATTTTTGCCGCTTAATATTGACATTTTAAAAATTATTCCTGAGAATCTTCCTCAGTATTTCTAAAATAAACTTTATCTGTTAACCATTCTTGAACAGCTAATGCATGAGGTTTTGGCAATTTTTCGTAAAATTTAGAAACCTCAATTTGCTCTTTATTTTCAAAGATTTCTTCAAGACTATCGTTATAAGTTGCAAATTCTTCCAACTTATCAATAAGTTCTTTTTTAATCTCTGTGTTAATTTGCTCTGCACGTCTTGCTATTATAGAAATTGACTCGTAGATATTCTCTGTTGGTTCGTCAATTTGATTTCTGTCGTACGTTACCGTATTAACTGGAGCATTGGTTTTTTTTAAATCCATTGTCATTGTTATTTAACTTTTAGTGCTATAATTTTTTAATTCTTCATCTAAAGTCGTTGCCATAACATTGGCCTCTTCTATATGCTTAGAATTAACATATAGTTTTTTAAATGAAGTATAATATTCTTTTGCTGTATTAAGACGATTCTTTTTTAAAGGGACTATTAGCCCGTCAATGGTCTTTTTATACTCTCTACTATTAATTGCCAATTTGAAAGCAGAATCTAGTCTATAAAACAAAGCTTCCTCACGAAGCGTAGATCCGGGAAACTCAAAAATAAAATTATCAAAAGATCTTATCGATGCCGGATAATCGGATATACGATTATATTGTTTTGCTATACTATATGCTTTCTTTTCCAGCTTATAATCTAATTCTTTAACTAATTTATTTGCTTCTGGAAGAAATTCAGACTCAGGGAACAAATTTATAAACTCTTGAAGTTTCTCAATGGCTTCTTTTGTTTCATTTTGATCCTTACTATAAACAGGAGACAACATATAATAACTTTTTGCTCCTAAAAAAGAGGCTTCTTCTAACTTCTCACTTTTTGGATAACTAGATGCAAAACGCTCAAACTGATATCCCGCAACATAGTAATCTTTCATATTATAGAATGAATTAGAATACAAATACATTAGTTTTTCAGCTTGTGGTTTCCCTCTGTAGTTTGGTACAATTTGAGCAAAAAGCCTATTCGCTTTTGAAAACTTACCTTCTTTATAAAGTGCTTCGCCCATTTTAAACTTGTCAGCAATACTCTCAGTTTTTAATGCCTTTTGGTATTCACTACAACTGTTAAAAACAGCAAATATTATTAATATGTATAAAAGCTTTTTCATTTGTTATCTTCTCTGTTTTAAAAGATCAATCTTAATTTACATCATTTATATCTCGAATGATATCGAAACTTCAATCATGACTTATTTGATAGATTTTTTAACAGAATGCAAAATTAAGTTATTAATATGGATTTAAAAAATATTATTTCAAAGCTAAAATAACTGCTAAAAGTCAGCAATCATAAGGTTTAAGTATTATTTAACAGTCCTAAAACTTATTTACAAAAGTTCTTATCTTTTCTTTTAATTGATTAGATGCTGGAACCACTGGTAATCTTACGGTATCCTGGCACAGGTTTAAGGCTTCAAAAACAGCTTTTATCCCTGCTGGATTATTCTCCTCAAAAATATAACCGATAACATCCATTAATTTATAATGAAGTTTATAAGCTTCTTTTCCTTTATCTTTTAAACCTAGACGTATCATTTCTGAAAATTCTTTAGGAAATGCTTGTCCTATTACTGAAATCACACCAGCTCCACCTGCCAAAACAATTCCCAAAGCTAAATCATCATCTCCCGAAATAATTAAGAAATCTTCTGGTTTATTCTTTAATAACTCTAAATATTGAGAAACATTGTTTCCTGCTTCTTTAACACCTATAATGTTTTTAAAATCATTAGCTAAACGTATTGTCGTTTCTGTTTCCATGTTCTTTGATGTCCTACCTGGAACATTATACAGAATAATATCTACTGGCGAAGCCTCTGAGATCGCTTTAAAGTGTTGATAAATGCCTTCTTGAGTTGGCTTACTATAGTATGGTGATACAGATAAAATGGCATCTATATTACTTAAATCCGTTGTTTTTATTTCTTCAATGATCGCTGCCGTATTACTTCCTCCAATTCCTAAAACCAGGGGTAAACGACTATTATTAGTTTCTGAAATAGTCTTAATTACCTCCTTTTTTTCTTGCTTACTTAGTGTTACACTTTCTCCTGTCGTACCACAAATTACAAGATAATCGGTGCCATTATCGATATTGAAATTAACAATATTTGCTAAGGCACTATGGTCTACACTCAAATCTGAGTTAAAAGGTGTAACCAAAGCAACTCCAGTTCCTAAAAACTTACTATTCATTCTTAAATTTTATTTAATATGGTTAGGTATTTAATAGTTTCTTCTTTAAATACGTCAAATTCTTTCAGTTTTGTTTTAATAATTAAATCATTTAAACGCTCATCTTCTTGTGCAATGCCTATTTTAAATTGTGCTTTAGATTTTGCCGTCATCATCTTTAGCTCTAAAACATCTTTTGTATAGTAACTAACTAATGCATCATATTCAGTATCTAAAAATGTTTGTAATTCTACATTGTTAATGACGCCCTTCCAGCCAAAATCTTTAGGATTAAAACAAACATCCCATGACGTTAAAGTATCTTTATCATTTTCAGAAAAAGCTACGATCTTCAATTTATTATCACGAATTTTCAAAAAATCGGCAAATACGCTAAATAGTTTAAAGTCATCAATTTCATCAATGTTTAAAATAACTCCCAAGCTCTCAATTTTCTTATCTGTAACAATTACTTGTCGTTCTGATAACAATTTGTTTAAGTGCTTTATATTAGATTTTTCTTTAAAACCCTTTAAAATCATTTATCTTTATCCTTTTGCGCAAAGGTAGCAAAAGTACACTCAAAATGTTTGTTTATATATGAGGTTAACACATTTAATTTTTTTGTTATATTTTTTTAGTCTTTTTAATTGTAAGCAGGCCAAATTTGAATTGGCGAAAATTGAAGGAGAACAAATTCAAATTACAGACACACTAATTGCTGATTCTGAAATTGAAGCCTTTATAACCCCCTATAGAAATAATATTCTAAAGGATTTAGATAGTGTTTTAGCCTATTCTGCAAACACCTACTCTAAAAACGATGGAGCACTTAATACGGCTCTTGGAAATTTTATGGCTGATGCTGTTTATAGTGAAGCTAATCCTATTTTTAAAAAAAGAACCGGGAAAAACATTGATATGGTATTACTCAATCATGGCGGCATTCGGTCTATTTTATCACAAGGAAATATAACTAAAAGAACTGCTTATCAGCTAATGCCTTTTGAAAACAGTATAGTTGTAGTTGCTTTAAAAAAGAAGCAAATAGACAGCCTGATTAATTATTTGATTAGAAAAAAGAGACCCCATCCCATATCTAAACTCAAATTAACAATAAACAGAAATGATAAAATAGTTAACGTTAAAATAAAAGATAAAAACATCAAACCTGATAAAATATATTATGTAGCCACTAATGATTATTTATACAATGGTGGAGACAATATGACATTTTTTAAAACGAACGATAGCCTGTATGTCTTAAATTACAAAGTTAGAAATGCTTTAATTGATCATTTTAAAAGGATGGATACCATTAAGCCAGTAATAGACAACAGATTCATTCAAATAAAATAAAAAGTATATGAAGCGTAGAGATTTTATACAAAAAACCTCAGCTGGGACTGCATTAGTAACTCTTGGCAGTTTAGGCTTATCATCTTTTACAACCGCATCAAAATCTAAAAAAATAACGATCCTACATACTAACGATGTACACAGTCATATTGATCCTTTTGGACCTGAAGATGGTAGAAATGCCAACAAAGGAGGAGTTGCGAGAAGAGCTAGTTTAATTGAATCTATTAGAAAAGAAAATCCGAATACATTATTATTGGATGCGGGCGATATTTTTCAAGGCACACCTTATTTTAATTATTATGGTGGTGAATTAGAATTTAAATTAATGAGTAAACTAAAATACGATGCTGCCACTATAGGCAATCATGATTTCGATAATGGTATTGATGGTTTATATGCCCAGCTAGAGCATGCACAATTTCAATTTGTTTCAGCTAATTATGACTTTTCTAATACTATAATGGACACGCATACTAAACCATATAAAGTATTCCAAAAGGATAACATAAAAATAGGTGTTTTTGGACTTGGAATAGAACTAAACGGACTGGTTGATCCATCCATGTTCAAAGAAACCAAATACCTAGACCCTATTGAAACTGCTCAAGACATGTCCAGAATTTTAAAAACAGAGGAGCATTGTGATTTAGTAATCTGTTTATCCCATTTAGGATATAATTATAAAAAAGACCCAAATAAAATAAGTGATTTGAAATTAGCTGCAGCTACTAAAGACATCCATTTAATTATTGGCGGACATACACACACTTTTTTATCAAAACCGACTATTGTTAAAAATATTGAAGAAAAAAATATGCTTGTAAACCAAGTTGGGTGTTACGGTATTAATCTTGGTAAAATTGATTTTCATTTTGATTCTAGCAAAAATATTTCAGCAAACGGAACTTCCATAATAGTTTAACGTGAATCTTGTTTAAGAAAATTTATGTCAGTTAGAGTGATTTTTGCAAAAAATCGTATCGAAAACAAATAAATTTTCGACAAAATAAGCTTCTCGATACATCCCGAAGCGAGTTCGGGACACTCGAAGTGACATCTTGAACTCTTAAACAAGATTCACGTTAGTTTAATTTAAGCTAAAATATTATCTGAAGAATATCTTTCCCTTAGCTTATAAATAGTCGCTTTATACCTATTATCGACAATCATGTATTTAAAAATAAAATAAAGTCCTACAGCATAAAGGCCTCTATAAAGCAATTCAAAACTCCAATGATACAAGTAATAAAGGTTAACATAATTTAAAATAGTTGAAAACCCTATAAAAATTGCAGCCACTAAAAATAATATAGATTGTTTTGTTTGTGTATTTAAATACACTCCAAAAGAGATAAAGGCTAATATAATTAAAGCTAAACTTTTTAAACCAAATAAAAGGACTTCTGTTTGATCTGGAATAATAACTTTTAGCACACTATACAAGGTGTATAGGAAGAATACATTTATTACAAAAACGCCTAATAAGTAAAGCCCTATCAATTTGTCTATTTTAGACAGCTTAAACTTGGGCATAACTATGGCAATTAAATACAAATAGCTTAAAAAATAAAGAATACTGGACACTTTAATATAAATTTCATTTGAAAAAAAAGTTAATGAAAGATCTCCCAAAAACGTAAACAATAAAAAAGAAATAAAAATAACTCCTAGAGTTTTATATTTTAAAAGGTAAAATATTAAAAATGCTGGTATAAATAAAGCCATTGTTGATTTTAACAATAATGAATCTTGAGTAAATGTTACAAAAAAACTTATTGCAATCAATCCTAATAAAGCACAAAAAAACGTTCTATCGAAAGTAAGGTTAAGGCTATTTTTCATGGTTTCTGAGGTTAGTAGGTTATTCCAAATATAAAAATATAATTTTATTTTAACGATAAAAACATACTTTTTGTCGATATTAATTAAAAAATATACCGTTTATCTATTAAAATTGAATTCAAAAATGATAAGTATCTGTAAATAAAACGTCTAAATTTTAAAATTATAAATGTTACTCAAAATGAAAAAACACTTACCTCTAGTCTTAAGAATAATTGTTGCCATTATTTTAATACAAACATTGCGTTTTAAATTTACTGCACATCCGGATAGTGTCTATATTTTCAATCGCGTTGGCCTAGAACCTTATGGTAGAATTGGCATTGGGATTTTAGAACTTATTGCAGGTATACTTCTACTTATCCCTAAGACCATATGGGCAGGTGCGACACTTACTTTAGGTGTGATAGGCGGCGCTATATTCATGCATTTAACTCAGCTTGGAATTGAAGTAAATAATGATGGTGGTGTTTTATTCATTACTGCTATTGTTACGTTTGTTCTTTCAGCAGTAATTCTTTACGTATATAAAAACGATATTCCGTTTATAAATAAGGCTGGATAGTTTTTTATTCCATTACTATATATTTCTCTTCTTCATTCAAAACATTTAATAGTTTTGCTTGTTGATAGAAAAAGTAAAAAGCAACTAGTGTAAGCGTAGTAGAAATAAAGTTAAGCAGGCTTCTTTGTGCAATATAAAAATATGCCACCTGCATGACTTCTGAAAAGACAATACATAATGCCCCTATAAATAAATATAAAGACTTCTTATTATCCCTGTAAAAATAGTTCAATAATGCTACTGACAATAATATGAGCATAACAATATTATATGCCATCTCTAGATAATAGCCGTCTCCAATATTAATGCTCAATATGACTTGTAAAACATATACTAAATATATATTTAAAACTGTTAAAACAATTAAATGAATTTTAAAATTTTTAAGCACATAAAATAAATTTAGTGATTTACTAATTTTTATGATCAAAAACACATACGCAAATATAAATAATACATTTCCTACAAAATAATCGAAGTCTTTCAAATTACCCTCTTTACCATCTGATATATAAAATATTACTATTCCCATTAAATCTGATATGGAATAGCATAATATAAATAACAAAAAGAATATATTTTTCCTTCTTACAAAAATCACATATATTAGCGCTATTAATGGAGTTATTAAACAATCCAAATTAAAAGAAAGTGTATCATTTCCATTAAATTCATTAATAGCGAATAACACATATACTAACAAAACACATCCTACCAAGACTTTCGACTTGTACATAATAGCGATTTTTGATTCATCAGCAAATATAGACAAATTTTACAATTAAACAGTAAAAATATGCTTTTTATCGATTAAAAAATGTATTTCGTCGATTTTTTATATGGATTACTGTATTTTTTGTAAGAATTCATTCTCGCTAATTAATGGTACACCAAGCTTGTCTGCTTTTTCCTTTTTGCTAGGCCCCATATTACTCCCTGCTACGATATAACTTGTTTTAGAAGAAATAGAACTACTTAACTTGCCTCCGTTATCTTCGATGAGTTTTTTAAGCTCATTTCGCGAGACATTTTCAAAAACACCAGAAACAACAATGACATCTCCAGCCAATATACTTGTTTGCCCAATTAATTGTTCTTCAGATAATTCTAATTGAACTCCAAACTGCTTTAACCTATCAATTATATGCAAGTTTACTTCCGATTTAAAAAATACACTTACACTTTCTGCAATCTTAACTCCTATTTCATCGACATTAACCAAATCCTCTTCTGTAGCATTAGCTATCGCTTCAATACTTTTATAATGTTTAGCCAATTTTTTAGCAACCGTTTCTCCTACATATCGAATCCCTAAAGCAAACAGAACACGTTCAAAAGGAATATTTTTAGAAAGTGCTATCCCTTGAATCAAATTATCTGCACTTTTTTCTGCCATACGTTCTAAAGGGATAACTTCTTCTTTGGTTAATTCATACAAATCTGAATAATCAGAGATCAAACCTTCATTTACCAAAAGAGCAACAGTCTCTCCTCCCAGTCCTTCAATATCCATAGCTTTCCTCGATATAAAGTGTTGAATTCGCCCAATAATCTGTGGTTTACAGCCGTTATAGTTAGGGCAATAGTGCTGAGCCTCACCATCCTGTCTCACAAGTTCAGTTTCACATTCCGGACAATGCGTAATATATACTGTTGGTTGGGAAGCATGAATTCTCTTAGCTAAATCTACCCCAAGGATTTTTGGGATAATCTCTCCTCCTTTTTCAACATAAACTTCATCCCCTACTCGGATATCTAATTTTTCAATTTGGTCCGCATTATGCAACGATGCCCGTTTTACAGTGGTTCCTGCTAATTCTACAGGTTCTAAATTAGCAACTGGCGTAATTGCCCCTGTACGTCCTACTTGATAGGTAATACTATTTAATCTTGTTGAAACTTGCTCTGCTTTAAATTTATAAGCCATCGCCCACCTTGGAGCTTTTGCTGTATAGCCTAATTCTTCTTGCTGCTGCAAACCATTTACTTTTATAACAACACCATCTGTCTCATAGGGCAAATCATGACGATTTACATTCCAATAATCGACAAACTCCAAAGCTTCGTCAATAGAATTAACAAGTTTTGCCGCACTTGGTACTTTAAAGCCCCAAGCTCTTGCTTTTTCTAAACTTTCAAATTGTGTTTTAATATTCAAATTGGACCCCGTTATATTATAAAGGAAGCATTCTAAAGGACGTTTAGCGACTTCTGTACTATCCTGAAGTTTTAAACTACCGGAAGCTGTGTTTCTAGGGTTTCTATAAGGCTCTTCTCCTATTTCAATACGCGCCTCATTCATTTTATTGAAACCATCAAAAGGTAATACAATTTCGCCTCTTATGTCAAATTTTGCGGGATAGTCAGTTCCTTTAAGCTGCAACGGTATTGATTTAATGGTTTTTATATTAGCAGTTACATTATCACCTTGAACGCCATCTCCTCTTGTTATTGCCTTAGCCAGATTACCATTTTCATAAGTTAAACTAATAGACGCTCCGTCATATTTTAATTCACATGTATATTGAATCTCACCATCTATTAATTTTTTAATACGGGTTTCCCAATCCTGCAAATCTTCTTTAGAATAAGAATTGTCTAAAGAATACATACGATGTTCATGTACAACAGTTTCAAAATTCTTAGTTACCTCTCCACCAACCCTTAAGGTAGGAGAATTAGTATCAAAAAACTCAGGGTGTTTAGCCTCCAATTCCTGGAGTTCTTTAAGTTTTTTATCGAATTCAAAATCAGAAATCGTTGCGTTGTCAAGTACATAGTAATTGTAGTTATGTTCTCTAAGTTCCGTTCTTAAAGTTTCAATTAATTCCTTAGTTCCCATTAAAAAGTAATAGATTATTTTTTAAAGCTCCTAATATACTAAAATGAGTTCCAAGAAATTATTACTAAAGTTATTTTTTATCAGTTTTTTATTCAACACTCTAGGTACAAGTACTCTAAATATTACCAATTAAAATAGCTTTTTTTAGTTTTTTAAATTTTTGCTAATAATGCAGCAATAGCATCCTAATCTATTAATGATTTAAACACAAAAACGCTGAATAGTTTTATTAGCCCATAAATACAGCTTTAATCATTCTATCTTTTTTAAAGATATCTTGTTTTAGCCTTATATTATTGAAGTTGTTCTTTTTAAGTAATCGTATCATATCATTACCTAAATACTCGTTAATTTCAAAAAACAATAACCCTTCATTTTTTAAATGACTCAAAGCAAATCGAGTAATGGCTTCATAAAATTGCAAAGGGTTTTCATCTTTTACGAATAATGCTAAATGCGG from Flavivirga abyssicola includes the following:
- a CDS encoding DNA-directed RNA polymerase subunit omega; translated protein: MDLKKTNAPVNTVTYDRNQIDEPTENIYESISIIARRAEQINTEIKKELIDKLEEFATYNDSLEEIFENKEQIEVSKFYEKLPKPHALAVQEWLTDKVYFRNTEEDSQE
- a CDS encoding outer membrane protein assembly factor BamD translates to MKKLLYILIIFAVFNSCSEYQKALKTESIADKFKMGEALYKEGKFSKANRLFAQIVPNYRGKPQAEKLMYLYSNSFYNMKDYYVAGYQFERFASSYPKSEKLEEASFLGAKSYYMLSPVYSKDQNETKEAIEKLQEFINLFPESEFLPEANKLVKELDYKLEKKAYSIAKQYNRISDYPASIRSFDNFIFEFPGSTLREEALFYRLDSAFKLAINSREYKKTIDGLIVPLKKNRLNTAKEYYTSFKKLYVNSKHIEEANVMATTLDEELKNYSTKS
- the dapA gene encoding 4-hydroxy-tetrahydrodipicolinate synthase, producing MNSKFLGTGVALVTPFNSDLSVDHSALANIVNFNIDNGTDYLVICGTTGESVTLSKQEKKEVIKTISETNNSRLPLVLGIGGSNTAAIIEEIKTTDLSNIDAILSVSPYYSKPTQEGIYQHFKAISEASPVDIILYNVPGRTSKNMETETTIRLANDFKNIIGVKEAGNNVSQYLELLKNKPEDFLIISGDDDLALGIVLAGGAGVISVIGQAFPKEFSEMIRLGLKDKGKEAYKLHYKLMDVIGYIFEENNPAGIKAVFEALNLCQDTVRLPVVPASNQLKEKIRTFVNKF
- a CDS encoding DUF6913 domain-containing protein, with amino-acid sequence MILKGFKEKSNIKHLNKLLSERQVIVTDKKIESLGVILNIDEIDDFKLFSVFADFLKIRDNKLKIVAFSENDKDTLTSWDVCFNPKDFGWKGVINNVELQTFLDTEYDALVSYYTKDVLELKMMTAKSKAQFKIGIAQEDERLNDLIIKTKLKEFDVFKEETIKYLTILNKI
- a CDS encoding 5'-nucleotidase: MAKIEGEQIQITDTLIADSEIEAFITPYRNNILKDLDSVLAYSANTYSKNDGALNTALGNFMADAVYSEANPIFKKRTGKNIDMVLLNHGGIRSILSQGNITKRTAYQLMPFENSIVVVALKKKQIDSLINYLIRKKRPHPISKLKLTINRNDKIVNVKIKDKNIKPDKIYYVATNDYLYNGGDNMTFFKTNDSLYVLNYKVRNALIDHFKRMDTIKPVIDNRFIQIK
- a CDS encoding bifunctional metallophosphatase/5'-nucleotidase — its product is MKRRDFIQKTSAGTALVTLGSLGLSSFTTASKSKKITILHTNDVHSHIDPFGPEDGRNANKGGVARRASLIESIRKENPNTLLLDAGDIFQGTPYFNYYGGELEFKLMSKLKYDAATIGNHDFDNGIDGLYAQLEHAQFQFVSANYDFSNTIMDTHTKPYKVFQKDNIKIGVFGLGIELNGLVDPSMFKETKYLDPIETAQDMSRILKTEEHCDLVICLSHLGYNYKKDPNKISDLKLAAATKDIHLIIGGHTHTFLSKPTIVKNIEEKNMLVNQVGCYGINLGKIDFHFDSSKNISANGTSIIV
- a CDS encoding DoxX family membrane protein, with protein sequence MKKHLPLVLRIIVAIILIQTLRFKFTAHPDSVYIFNRVGLEPYGRIGIGILELIAGILLLIPKTIWAGATLTLGVIGGAIFMHLTQLGIEVNNDGGVLFITAIVTFVLSAVILYVYKNDIPFINKAG
- the ligA gene encoding NAD-dependent DNA ligase LigA produces the protein MGTKELIETLRTELREHNYNYYVLDNATISDFEFDKKLKELQELEAKHPEFFDTNSPTLRVGGEVTKNFETVVHEHRMYSLDNSYSKEDLQDWETRIKKLIDGEIQYTCELKYDGASISLTYENGNLAKAITRGDGVQGDNVTANIKTIKSIPLQLKGTDYPAKFDIRGEIVLPFDGFNKMNEARIEIGEEPYRNPRNTASGSLKLQDSTEVAKRPLECFLYNITGSNLNIKTQFESLEKARAWGFKVPSAAKLVNSIDEALEFVDYWNVNRHDLPYETDGVVIKVNGLQQQEELGYTAKAPRWAMAYKFKAEQVSTRLNSITYQVGRTGAITPVANLEPVELAGTTVKRASLHNADQIEKLDIRVGDEVYVEKGGEIIPKILGVDLAKRIHASQPTVYITHCPECETELVRQDGEAQHYCPNYNGCKPQIIGRIQHFISRKAMDIEGLGGETVALLVNEGLISDYSDLYELTKEEVIPLERMAEKSADNLIQGIALSKNIPFERVLFALGIRYVGETVAKKLAKHYKSIEAIANATEEDLVNVDEIGVKIAESVSVFFKSEVNLHIIDRLKQFGVQLELSEEQLIGQTSILAGDVIVVSGVFENVSRNELKKLIEDNGGKLSSSISSKTSYIVAGSNMGPSKKEKADKLGVPLISENEFLQKIQ